A stretch of the Synergistetes bacterium HGW-Synergistetes-1 genome encodes the following:
- a CDS encoding ornithine cyclodeaminase family protein: protein MLVLNAEDIRKVFTMEDAINSNEDAFVIQSNGGTEVPVRINFEVKKNGITSFMPALIKDFPVAGIKIVSTYPDNAKKGMPAVTATTLLTDPETGVVNAMLDGTELTRMRTGAVSGLATKFLANKDAKTAALFGTGGQAMSQLEALLTVRKLSEVRIYDSNHEWTASFIDRASALAEKFNAKLVGAVSSDEAVDCADIITTVTTSADPVFDGRKIKRGTHINAVGVFMPHKRELDEYTVTHADKIFIDNTEAIMSEAGEFLIPISEGKFKKESITGELGDLILGKVIGRTDSKQITLMKTVGFATLDIVIAYNVYKKAVKAGVGRVF from the coding sequence ATGTTGGTTTTAAACGCTGAAGATATAAGAAAAGTATTCACAATGGAGGATGCAATAAATTCAAATGAAGATGCTTTTGTTATTCAAAGCAACGGTGGTACGGAAGTTCCGGTACGTATAAATTTCGAAGTTAAAAAAAATGGCATCACATCTTTCATGCCTGCTCTTATCAAAGATTTCCCCGTTGCCGGTATAAAAATCGTATCAACATACCCCGATAACGCGAAGAAAGGTATGCCCGCGGTAACAGCAACAACACTGCTGACAGACCCTGAAACAGGAGTGGTCAACGCAATGCTTGACGGTACTGAACTTACTCGTATGCGAACGGGAGCAGTGTCAGGACTGGCAACAAAATTCCTTGCAAATAAAGACGCGAAAACTGCCGCGCTCTTCGGGACCGGAGGACAGGCAATGTCACAGCTTGAAGCTTTATTGACAGTAAGGAAATTATCAGAGGTACGCATTTACGACTCCAACCATGAATGGACAGCGTCATTTATCGACAGAGCATCTGCTCTTGCTGAGAAGTTCAATGCTAAGCTGGTTGGTGCGGTTTCTTCAGATGAGGCGGTCGATTGCGCCGACATAATCACTACTGTTACTACAAGTGCTGATCCTGTATTTGACGGACGAAAAATCAAAAGGGGGACTCATATTAATGCTGTTGGAGTCTTTATGCCGCATAAGCGTGAGCTTGATGAATATACGGTGACGCACGCCGACAAAATTTTTATAGACAATACAGAAGCCATAATGTCTGAGGCAGGAGAGTTTCTTATACCTATATCGGAGGGTAAGTTTAAGAAGGAATCTATAACCGGTGAACTTGGAGATCTGATCCTTGGCAAAGTTATAGGGCGCACGGACAGTAAACAGATCACGCTTATGAAGACGGTTGGTTTTGCAACTCTCGACATAGTTATTGCTTACAATGTTTATAAAAAAGCTGTCAAAGCAGGTGTAGGAAGGGTATTTTGA
- a CDS encoding C4-dicarboxylate ABC transporter permease, with amino-acid sequence MSWILFATFFPLLFLSVPISFVLILSTIAYILAMGGDVSWLLVPSRVVRGMDSFLLMCLPFFVLAGNLMNNGGITERLIKLAQAFVGHIRGGLAMVDVMVCAFFGAVSGSAVAATSAVGSVMIPSLKKEGYPADFSAGLTAVASTMAPVIPPSLAFVLYGAVSRVPIGDLFVAGILPGILMAIALMSVVYVYAKRDNYPRLPRTSWKGRLKAIKESILCLILPVFILGGITSGIFTPTEAAAMAALYAFVLSMFIYKTIAWRQLPKILLESAIDSGSVMLLVGTCYAFGWVLTNERVALRLTEALLAMNVSLWLKLLMINLALLVVGMFMDSAPAIMLVGPILAPALAKMGVDPIVAGMIVCINLTIGLATPPVGVCLFSATNISKVPFEKVSKAALPFLGTMILVLMLVTYVPWVSLVLVNLIR; translated from the coding sequence ATGAGCTGGATTTTATTTGCCACATTTTTCCCTCTTCTGTTTTTAAGTGTCCCAATATCTTTTGTTTTGATCCTCTCAACAATAGCGTATATTCTCGCAATGGGCGGTGATGTTTCCTGGCTGCTGGTTCCGTCTCGAGTTGTACGCGGAATGGATTCATTTCTTTTAATGTGCCTGCCTTTTTTTGTTCTTGCAGGCAACCTAATGAACAATGGTGGCATTACAGAGAGGCTGATCAAGCTTGCACAGGCTTTTGTAGGTCACATAAGGGGCGGACTGGCGATGGTCGATGTAATGGTTTGTGCCTTTTTCGGTGCAGTCTCCGGTTCGGCAGTAGCAGCAACTTCAGCTGTTGGATCTGTAATGATCCCCTCACTAAAAAAGGAAGGTTACCCGGCAGACTTCAGCGCAGGATTGACAGCTGTTGCATCAACAATGGCGCCGGTAATTCCTCCGAGCCTTGCGTTTGTTCTTTATGGAGCTGTTAGCCGTGTTCCCATTGGGGATCTTTTTGTGGCGGGTATTTTGCCTGGAATATTGATGGCTATTGCATTGATGTCAGTTGTTTATGTATACGCAAAGCGTGATAATTATCCTCGCCTCCCGCGGACTTCATGGAAAGGAAGGCTTAAAGCAATCAAAGAATCGATACTTTGCTTGATACTGCCTGTTTTCATTCTCGGAGGGATAACCTCAGGGATTTTCACGCCGACTGAAGCTGCTGCAATGGCCGCTCTGTATGCTTTTGTCCTCTCAATGTTCATATATAAGACGATAGCATGGAGACAGTTGCCGAAGATCCTTTTGGAAAGTGCTATAGACAGCGGATCAGTTATGCTGCTGGTAGGTACCTGTTATGCCTTCGGATGGGTCCTTACAAACGAAAGGGTTGCTTTAAGACTCACTGAAGCACTTCTAGCGATGAATGTCTCCCTATGGCTAAAGCTCTTGATGATAAATTTAGCTCTTCTTGTCGTAGGCATGTTCATGGACAGCGCTCCTGCAATTATGCTTGTAGGCCCGATATTGGCTCCTGCTCTTGCTAAAATGGGCGTAGATCCGATAGTGGCCGGAATGATAGTCTGTATCAACCTTACTATCGGACTTGCGACCCCGCCTGTTGGCGTCTGTCTTTTCTCAGCTACCAACATATCTAAGGTGCCTTTTGAAAAGGTATCAAAGGCTGCGTTGCCGTTTTTGGGAACTATGATTTTAGTGCTGATGTTGGTTACGTATGTTCCGTGGGTCTCTTTGGTTTTGGTCAACCTGATTCGATAA
- a CDS encoding proline racemase gives MMQFIRSINVVDAHTAGEPIRVVVSGLPKIPGSTMLDKMEWFDENLNGVRNFLMREPRGHKDMFGAILTPPVTDDGHVGVLYTHTTGQATMCGHGTIGVVKVLVETGVIPVTEGENTVRIDAPAGRVTARAIVENGRVKEVSFQNVPSFLYKDNIEVDIPTIGKVKVAVSFGGGFYIFVEAKDLGLEVIPEHGSLIAKHSMWLKDWGNRELNVVHPENPGIKGIYGVIVTGPSEKISTGWKSKETCVFADSAIDRSPCGTGTSARMALLYGRGQMAPEETLVNSSILDTTFYGSIDGLTEIGSIKGIVPRIAGPAWITGFNQLVLDPEDPLSEGFLI, from the coding sequence ATGATGCAATTTATCAGATCTATTAATGTAGTTGATGCTCATACCGCTGGAGAACCGATAAGAGTTGTGGTTTCGGGGCTCCCTAAAATTCCCGGTTCAACAATGCTCGATAAAATGGAATGGTTTGATGAGAATTTGAACGGAGTCAGAAACTTCCTGATGCGTGAACCAAGAGGGCACAAGGACATGTTCGGCGCGATCCTTACGCCTCCTGTAACTGACGATGGCCACGTCGGAGTTTTATACACTCACACTACAGGACAGGCTACCATGTGTGGTCATGGAACCATAGGGGTAGTAAAAGTACTTGTTGAGACAGGTGTAATTCCTGTCACAGAAGGAGAAAACACAGTCAGGATAGATGCTCCTGCCGGACGTGTAACAGCAAGAGCCATTGTGGAAAACGGAAGAGTTAAAGAAGTTTCTTTTCAAAATGTTCCTTCTTTTCTTTACAAGGACAACATTGAGGTCGATATTCCAACTATAGGCAAGGTTAAAGTCGCGGTCTCCTTTGGCGGAGGTTTCTACATTTTTGTCGAAGCAAAAGATTTGGGACTTGAAGTAATACCTGAACATGGTTCTTTGATAGCAAAGCATTCGATGTGGCTGAAGGATTGGGGCAACAGGGAATTAAATGTAGTGCATCCTGAAAATCCAGGCATAAAAGGTATCTACGGAGTCATAGTTACCGGACCTTCAGAAAAGATAAGCACTGGCTGGAAATCCAAAGAGACATGTGTATTTGCAGATTCTGCAATTGACCGTTCTCCGTGCGGAACAGGGACGTCAGCAAGAATGGCACTTCTTTACGGACGTGGACAGATGGCTCCTGAAGAGACATTAGTGAATAGCAGCATACTTGATACCACATTTTATGGATCGATAGACGGACTGACAGAAATTGGAAGCATCAAGGGAATCGTTCCCAGAATAGCTGGCCCTGCCTGGATCACAGGTTTCAACCAACTGGTACTTGATCCTGAGGATCCGCTAAGTGAGGGTTTTCTGATTTAA